The Loxodonta africana isolate mLoxAfr1 unplaced genomic scaffold, mLoxAfr1.hap2 scaffold_100, whole genome shotgun sequence genome contains a region encoding:
- the LOC135229134 gene encoding olfactory receptor 4C15-like, translated as MQNQSFVTEFVLLGLSQNPNVQKIGFVIFLFSYIATVGGNLLIVVTIISSPALLGSPMDVFLAFLAFLDVCYSSAFAPKMIVDSLHERKTISFEGCMTQLFAEYLFAGAEIIILSAMAYDHYVTICKPLRYLSLMNGRLCGILMGVAWTGGFLHSVIQILFTFQLPFRGPNVSNHFLRDLYPLLELACTDTHILGLLVVGSSGFICIIKFSLLLISYCVILFSRRTHSSEGRRKALANYGSHISVVVLFFVPCISLYARPPSAFSFDKMVAIFYTIVTPLLNPVIYTFRNKEVKNAIRKLWTKLLAVFN; from the coding sequence ATGCAAAATCAAAGCTTTGTAACTGAGTTTGTCCTCTTGGGGCTTTCACAGAATCCAAATGTTCAAAAAATAGGATTTGTTATATTTTTGTTCTCCTACATTGCAACTGTTGGGGGCAATTTGCTGATTGTGGTGACCATTATCAGCAGCCCAGCACTCCTGGGCTCCCCCATGGACGTCTTtctggcctttctggccttcctgGATGTGTGCTATTCCTCTGCATTCGCCCCAAAGATGATTGTAGACTCACTCCACGAGAGGAAAACCATCTCCTTCGAGGGTTGCATGACCCAGCTCTTTGCTGAATATTTATTTGCTGGTGCTGAAATAATTATTCTCtctgccatggcctatgaccacTATGTTACCATTTGCAAGCCATTGCGCTACCTCTCTCTCATGAACGGGAGGCTCTGTGGTATCCTGATGGGGGTAGCCTGGACAGGAGGCTTCTTGCATTCTGTGATACAAATTCTCTTTACTTTCCAGCTGCCCTTCCGTGGCCCCAATGTCAGCAATCACTTCCTACGTGATTTGTACCCATTACTGGAGCTTGCCTGCACTGATACTCACATACTTGGCCTTTTGGTGGTTGGCAGTAGTGGGTTTATTTGCATCATAAAGTTCTCATTGTTGCTTATCTCTTATTGTGTCATCTTGTTCTCGCGAAGAACACATAGCTCTGAAGGCCGGAGGAAAGCTCTTGCCAACTATGGATCTCACATTTCTGTTGTGGTTTTATTCTTTGTCCCATGCATATCTCTATATGCCCGACCTCCATCTGCTTTTTCCTTCGATAAGATGGTGGCCATATTTTACACCATTGTAACTCCCCTGCTCAATCCTGTGATTTACACTTTCAGGAATAAGGAAGTGAAAAATGCCATAAGGAAGTTGTGGACCAAATTGCTGGcggtttttaattaa